Proteins encoded together in one Benincasa hispida cultivar B227 chromosome 1, ASM972705v1, whole genome shotgun sequence window:
- the LOC120080835 gene encoding RNA-binding KH domain-containing protein RCF3 — protein sequence MEKSRSKRNYYYDHQDYDSESMGRTRPRYNNNHYPNNNYRHRGNAVRPSKPQDQSLMVTTTYRILCHDAKAGGVIGKSGSIIKSIRQHTGAWINVHELVPGDEERIIEISDTRRRDPEGRMPSFSPAQEALFLIHERILESEMSPGFNGMGYGPEDEEDDYGGVRGGAGGGVGRVATRLVVSKMHVGCLLGKGGKIIEQMRMETKTQIRILPRDHNLPRCISMSEEIVQIVGDTNAVKKAIAIVSSRLRESQHRDRSHFHGRLHSPERIFPPDDDYVPHNARRLPMDGRPFRPRMSASNTRGNDYSNRQSNFLVEPGAVPVNDNMMPFYGEDLVFRILCPIDKVDSVIGESNGIIELLRNDVGVDIKVSDPVTGSNERILIISSDEGPDDELFPAQEALLHIQTRIVDLVPDKDNIVTTRLLVPSSDIGCLEGRDGSLLEMKRLTGANVHIVPREDLPMFVSGADELVQIIGDIKAARDALVELTSRLRNYLYKEPFQKDASPPVSVQASLGLEESSSNNNAVAREVHSGNDSSSTAYQNVQPFGTAHLLKETGGSSNETGTQNENDRREDLPSGLNRIPVPLVTRSTLEVVIPEPAVPKLITKSKNKLAQISELSGANVTLVEDRPDVSQKIIQISGTPEQAERAQSLLQGFILSLQEDGP from the exons ATGGAGAAGTCTAGATCTAAGAGAAACTATTACTATGATCACCAAGACTATGATTCGGAGTCGATGGGTAGAACCAGACCTCGTTACAACAACAATCACTACCCCAATAATAACTATCGTCACCGGGGGAATGCTGTTCGACCATCTAAACCTCAAGACCAATCTCTTATGGTCACCACCACTTACAGGATACTCTGTCATGATGCTAAGGCCGGGGGAGTTATCGGCAAATCTGGTAGTATCATTAAGTCTATAAGGCAGCATACCGGCGCGTGGATCAATGTGCATGAGCTTGTTCCCGGTGATGAGGAGAGAATAATTGAGATATCGGACACTCGGCGGCGGGACCCGGAAGGTCGGATGCCGTCGTTCTCTCCGGCTCAAGAAGCACTTTTCTTGATTCATGAAAGGATTCTCGAGAGTGAAATGAGTCCTGGGTTTAATGGAATGGGGTATGGTCCTGAGGATGAGGAGGATGATTACGGTGGCGTTAGAGGAGGAGCTGGTGGTGGCGTTGGCCGTGTGGCGACAAGGCTTGTTGTGTCTAAAATGCATGTTGGTTGTTTACTTGGGAAGGGAGGAAAGATAATCGAGCAAATGAGGATGGAAACTAAGACCCAGATAAGGATTCTACCTAGAGATCACAATTTGCCTCGTTGCATTTCAATGTCGGAGGAGATTGTTCAG ATTGTTGGAGATACAAATGCTGTAAAGAAAGCTATAGCTATTGTTTCATCACGCTTGAGAGAGAGTCAGCATCGTGACCGTAGTCATTTCCATGGGCGTCTACATTCACCGGAACGTATTTTCCCTCCTGATGACGATTATGTTCCACATAATGCACGGCGATTACCAATGGATGGACGGCCATTTAGACCACGCATGTCTGCTTCTAATACAAGAGGCAATGACTATTCCAACCGTCAATCTAATTTTTTGGTGGAGCCTGGGGCTGTTCCTGTAAATGACAATATGATGCCCTTTTATGGTGAGGACCTTGTATTTAGAATATTATGCCCAATTGATAAGGTAGATAGTGTAATCGGAGAGTCTAATGGAATCATAGAATTACTTCGGAATGATGTTGGTGTGGATATCAAGGTTTCTGACCCTGTGACTGGTTCGAACGAACGGATTCTTATCATTTCCTCAGATGAG GGTCCAGATGATGAGCTTTTTCCAGCACAGGAAGCTTTGTTACACATCCAAACTCGCATTGTTGATCTTGTTCCTGATAAGGATAACATTGTAACTACTAGGTTACTTGTACCATCAAGTGATATTGGATGTTTAGAGGGAAGAGATGGATCATTGTTAGAGatgaagagactaactggtgCAAATGTACATATTGTGCCAAGAGAAGACCTTCCCATGTTCGTATCAGGGGCAGATGAGCTTGTACAG ATCATAGGGGACATAAAAGCAGCTCGAGATGCACTTGTTGAGTTAACATCAAGATTACGGAATTACCTTTATAAGGAGCCGTTCCAAAAAGATGCAAGCCCTCCAGTCTCAGTTCAGGCCAGTTTAGGACTCGAGGAATCATCTTCAAATAATAATGCTGTAGCTCGTGAAGTTCATAGTGGAAATGATTCTTCAAGCACAGCCTACCAAAACGTGCAACCTTTTGGAACAGCACACCTTCTAAAG GAAACTGGAGGATCAAGCAATGAAACTGGTACGCAGAATGAAAATGATCGACGTGAAGATTTGCCTAGTGGGTTAAATAG GATCCCTGTGCCGCTTGTCACTCGGAGTACACTCGAAGTCGTGATACCAGAGCCAGCAGTCCCCAAGCTTATAACAAAATCAAAAAACAAGCTCGCTCAGATCAGTGAG TTGTCCGGAGCCAATGTTACGTTGGTAGAAGATAGACCAGATGTATCCCAGAAGATAATTCAAATATCAGGCACACCAGAGCAGGCTGAGAGAGCCCAGAGCTTGTTGCAAGGCTTTATTTTGAGCT TGCAAGAAGATGGTCCATAA
- the LOC120080846 gene encoding protein PLASTID TRANSCRIPTIONALLY ACTIVE 7: protein MSTPISTLSFASPLLPHRIEVKPRISPAFNFRSPFQVVARKQRNGEGSGRRVWRRRKLTKKDDMSIYKMDRIPFLEEQVRKVKEQGKLITMDIERLLLSEDNRFDFVNEVAAEAKEYVESNRDEYGGSKKAILHVLSNRVNDAGFYRPDAYAEDDPFKPGPHFLKQEYT, encoded by the exons ATGAGTACTCCAATCTCAACACTCTCCTTTGCTTCGCCT TTGTTGCCGCACAGGATTGAAGTGAAGCCTCGAATTTCTCCTGCCTTTAACTTTCGTTCCCCGTTTCAG GTGGTCGCTAGAAAACAGAGAAATGGTGAAGGTAGTGGCCGGCGAGTGTGGCGACGAAGAAAATTG ACGAAGAAGGATGACATGTCGATCTATAAAATGGATCGAATCCCATTCCTTGAAGAACAGGTAAGGAAGGTAAAGGAACAGGGGAAGCTCATAACAATGGACATTGAAAGACTATTATTATCAGAGGACAATCGCTTCGATTTTGTAAATGAGGTTGCAGCTGAGGCTAAGGAATATGTTGAGAGCAATCGTGATGAATATGGAGGTTCCAAGAAAGCCATTCTTCACGTTCTTAGCAACCGAGTGAACGATGCAGGGTTTTATCGGCCAGATGCTTATGCAGAAGATGACCCATTTAAACCCGGACCTCATTTTCTGAAACAAGAATATACTTGA
- the LOC120069251 gene encoding protein phosphatase 2C 57 isoform X2 has product MALLSPRLHRFRLTKLHHASASKPTKTTQLTLTRKTRCCSAIAIDAPSSLTDAAGIRWGSTTLQGLREEMEDDAVVRSDGFNGFLFAAVFDGHGGYSSVKFLREELYKDCVAALQGGLLLNEGDFEVIRAALEKAFDDTDKRLLLLLEAAGEEDESGSTATVAFIRNDVLFVSHLGDSCIVLSRSGGAQVLTSSHRPYGNNSTSLQEIRRIREAGGWIVNGRICGDISVSRAFGDIRFKTKKSEMLHKGVEEGRWSEKFISRVQFNGDLVTASPEIFQVTLGSNVEFILMASDGLWDYMNSSDAVMFVRNELRQHGDVQLVKPSPKQPWIKGHKTISALSWLI; this is encoded by the exons ATGGCTTTGCTGAGTCCTCGATTGCATAGATTCCGCCTAACCAAGCTCCACCATGCCTCCGCCTCCAAACCCACCAAAACAACTCAGCTCACTCTCACGAGAAAAACCAGATGCTGCTCTGCCATAGCTATTGATGCTCCATCTTCTTTAACAGATGCTGCAGGAATCAGATGGGGTTCCACTACTCTGCAAGGCTTGCGGGAAGAAATGGAAGACGATGCTGTTGTGCGGTCTGATGGTTTTAATGGCTTCTTGTTTGCTGCAGTGTTCGATGGCCATGGTGGCTATTCCTCTGTCAAGTTCCTCAG GGAGGAGCTGTACAAGGACTGCGTAGCAGCTTTACAAGGTGGCCTGCTATTGAATGAAGGGGATTTTGAAGTGATAAGAGCGGCTTTGGAGAAAGCTTTTGATGATACTGATAAGAGATTACTCCTTTT GCTTGAGGCAGCTGGGGAGGAAGATGAATCTGGTTCCACTGCAACTGTTGCATTCATTCGAAATGATGTGCTGTTCGTTTCACATCTTGGTGACTCTTGTATT GTATTATCTCGTTCTGGAGGAGCACAGGTGTTGACTAGTTCTCATCGGCCTTATGGAAATAACAGCACTTCGCTACAAGAAATTAGAAGAATTAGAGAAGCAGGTGGATGG ATTGTTAATGGGAGAATCTGTGGGGACATCTCTGTATCGCGTGCATTTGGTGACATACGATTCAAGACGAAGAAAAGCGA GATGCTACACAAAGGAGTTGAAGAAGGGAGATGGTCAGAAAAATTTATTTCTCG TGTGCAGTTCAATGGAGATTTGGTTACTGCATCACCAGAAATTTTCCAAGTTACGCTCGGATCAAACGTCGAGTTTATACTGATGGCATCGGATGGCCTATGGGATTACATGAATAG CTCTGATGCGGTTATGTTTGTTCGGAATGAACTTAGACAGCATGGCGATGTTCAG CTTGTGAAGCCCTCGCCCAAGCAGCCTTG GATAAAGGGTCACAAGACAATATCAGCATTATCATGGCTGATTTAG
- the LOC120069251 gene encoding protein phosphatase 2C 57 isoform X1: MALLSPRLHRFRLTKLHHASASKPTKTTQLTLTRKTRCCSAIAIDAPSSLTDAAGIRWGSTTLQGLREEMEDDAVVRSDGFNGFLFAAVFDGHGGYSSVKFLREELYKDCVAALQGGLLLNEGDFEVIRAALEKAFDDTDKRLLLLLEAAGEEDESGSTATVAFIRNDVLFVSHLGDSCIVLSRSGGAQVLTSSHRPYGNNSTSLQEIRRIREAGGWIVNGRICGDISVSRAFGDIRFKTKKSEMLHKGVEEGRWSEKFISRVQFNGDLVTASPEIFQVTLGSNVEFILMASDGLWDYMNSSDAVMFVRNELRQHGDVQLACEALAQAALDKGSQDNISIIMADLGRTDWQNLPLKQDNVIFELAQAFATIGLVSLGIWWASSSFSL, translated from the exons ATGGCTTTGCTGAGTCCTCGATTGCATAGATTCCGCCTAACCAAGCTCCACCATGCCTCCGCCTCCAAACCCACCAAAACAACTCAGCTCACTCTCACGAGAAAAACCAGATGCTGCTCTGCCATAGCTATTGATGCTCCATCTTCTTTAACAGATGCTGCAGGAATCAGATGGGGTTCCACTACTCTGCAAGGCTTGCGGGAAGAAATGGAAGACGATGCTGTTGTGCGGTCTGATGGTTTTAATGGCTTCTTGTTTGCTGCAGTGTTCGATGGCCATGGTGGCTATTCCTCTGTCAAGTTCCTCAG GGAGGAGCTGTACAAGGACTGCGTAGCAGCTTTACAAGGTGGCCTGCTATTGAATGAAGGGGATTTTGAAGTGATAAGAGCGGCTTTGGAGAAAGCTTTTGATGATACTGATAAGAGATTACTCCTTTT GCTTGAGGCAGCTGGGGAGGAAGATGAATCTGGTTCCACTGCAACTGTTGCATTCATTCGAAATGATGTGCTGTTCGTTTCACATCTTGGTGACTCTTGTATT GTATTATCTCGTTCTGGAGGAGCACAGGTGTTGACTAGTTCTCATCGGCCTTATGGAAATAACAGCACTTCGCTACAAGAAATTAGAAGAATTAGAGAAGCAGGTGGATGG ATTGTTAATGGGAGAATCTGTGGGGACATCTCTGTATCGCGTGCATTTGGTGACATACGATTCAAGACGAAGAAAAGCGA GATGCTACACAAAGGAGTTGAAGAAGGGAGATGGTCAGAAAAATTTATTTCTCG TGTGCAGTTCAATGGAGATTTGGTTACTGCATCACCAGAAATTTTCCAAGTTACGCTCGGATCAAACGTCGAGTTTATACTGATGGCATCGGATGGCCTATGGGATTACATGAATAG CTCTGATGCGGTTATGTTTGTTCGGAATGAACTTAGACAGCATGGCGATGTTCAG CTAGCTTGTGAAGCCCTCGCCCAAGCAGCCTTG GATAAAGGGTCACAAGACAATATCAGCATTATCATGGCTGATTTAGG GCGGACAGATTGGCAAAATTTGCCCCTTAAGCAAGACAATGTCATATTTGAACTGGCTCAAGCTTTCGCTACGATCGGACTCGTTTCTTTAGGTATTTGGTGGGCGTCCTCTAGTTTCTCTCTTTAA
- the LOC120071993 gene encoding calumenin-B produces the protein MGRAVAYVLISTAFAAFFLFSPSNLQDWKHQELSRRLGFKFRTPTFDPLFAEMERLAEENAIGVENQNSAKRNQVRDDCKHYYDEGSLNISLRLLVLFPLLDHSPKDGAISYEELSDWITGQAIERLNYRTGKQLAFNDKNGDGAISFHEYLPQFTEEDIARNETGYGEAGWWRKQFTNADVDQNNLLNFDELKDFLHPEDSSNYRIQNWLLRQKMNRMDHDSDGKLSFDEFLRQAYGIYKSYIEFEMQGEDIPSAEEKFDELDLDEDEVLSVEELRPLFQYLHPGEVSYAQHYTSHLINKADDNKDGYLTLDEMLNHDNVFYSTVYENNNGESEDDYHDEL, from the exons ATGGGGAGGGCGGTGGCTTATGTCCTTATATCCACCGCCTTCGCCGCCTTCTTCCTATTTTCTCCGTCCAATTTACAAGATTGGAAGCATCAAGAACTAAGTCGTCGCCTAGGTTTCAAATTCCGAACCCCTACTTTTGATCCTCTTTTCGCAGAAATGGAAAGATTAGCAGAAGAAAATGCGATTGGAGTGGAAAATCAAAATTCTGCGAAGCGAAATCAGGTTCGTGATGATTGCAAACATTATTACGATGAAGGGAGTTTGAACATTTCCTTGAGGCTGCTCGTGTTGTTTCCTTTGCTGGATCATTCGCCAAAAGATGGGGCTATCAGTTACGAGGAGTTGAGCGATTGGATTACTGGGCAAGCCATTGAAAGATTGAATTACAGAACGGGCAAACAATTGGCGTTCAATGACAAGAATGGAGATGGCGCTATTTCATTCCATGAATATCTGCCGCAGTTCACAGAGGAAGATATTG CAAGAAATGAAACGGGGTATGGAGAAGCTGGATGGTGGAGAAAGCAATTCACGAATGCCGATGTTGACCAaaataacttactaaattttGATGAACTGAAAGA TTTCCTGCACCCAGAAGATAGCAGCAATTACCGAATACAAAACTGGCTGTTGAGACAGAAAATGAA TCGCATGGACCATGACAGTGATGGAAAGCTCAGTTTTGATGAATTTCTTCGCCAAGCATATGGTATATACAAGAGCTATATCGAATTCGAAATGCAAGGCGAAGACATACCAAGCGCTGAAGAGAAGTTTGATGAGCTTGATCTCGACGAGGACGA GGTATTGTCAGTGGAAGAATTAAGGCCATTGTTCCAGTATCTTCATCCTGGAGAAGTGTCTTATGCTCAACATTACACAAGTCATTTGATTAATAAG GCTGATGACAATAAAGATGGCTACTTGACACTTGATGAGATGCTTAATCATGACAATGTTTTCTACAGCACAGTATATGAAAATAACAATGGCGAAAGTGAAGACGATTATCATGATGaactttga
- the LOC120075826 gene encoding thylakoid lumenal 17.4 kDa protein, chloroplastic → MATLSIPLSQNGFSRRFFSAKRPQIIYPFPHSLPRITCSATRNGAEPRENLPPCKHISTVACGLLAVWTLANTSPVIAASQRLPPLSTEPNRCERAFVGNTIGQANGVYDKPIDLRFCDYTNEKNQLKGKSLAAALMSEAKFDGADLSEVVMSKAYAVGASFKGVDFSNAVLDRVNFEKANLQGALFKNTVLSGSTFDNAQLQDAVFEDTIIGYIDLQKLCVNPTISPEGRAELGCR, encoded by the exons ATGGCCACTTTATCAATTCCACTCTCTCAAAATGGTTTCTCTCGCAGGTTCTTCTCTGCAAAACGCCCACAAATCATATACCCTTTCCCCCATTCTCTCCCCCGTATCACCTGCTCTG CTACTAGGAATGGGGCAGAACCGAGAGAGAATTTGCCGCCCTGCAAGCATATCAGTACTGTAGCTTGTGGACTTCTTGCTGTTTGGACTTTGGCAAATACCTCTCCTGTGATTGCAGCTAGTCAG AGGCTGCCTCCACTGTCAACCGAACCCAACAGATGCGAGCGTGCTTTTGTGGGCAACACAATAGGTCAAGCAAATGGTGTCTATGATAAGCCAATTGATCTTCGTTTCTGTGACTACACAAATGAAAAAAACCAGTTAAAAGGGAAATCTCTTGCTGCTGCATTGATGTCAGAAGCAAAGTTTGATGGTGCAGACCTCTCTGAAGTGGTAATGTCAAAAGCTTATGCTGTTGGAGCCAGCTTCAAGG GTGTTGATTTCTCAAATGCAGTTCTAGACAGGGTAAATTTTGAGAAAGCCAATCTACAAGGAGctttgttcaagaacactgtACTTTCAGGGTCGACATTTGATAATGCTCAACTGCAAGATGCAGTTTTTGAGGACACAATCATAGGCTACATTGATCTTCAGAAACTTTGTGTAAATCCAACTATTAGTCCTGAAGGAAGAGCTGAACTGGGCTGTCGATGA
- the LOC120076816 gene encoding putative nuclease HARBI1, producing MCDQNGEFVFVLPGWEGSATDSRVLRNVVSRPYGLRVPKGFLASYREERYHLSDWRGVGNASTTAREFFNMKHSSARNVIERAFRLLNGRWAILRGKSFYPIQVQCRTITECFLIHNLITREMGIGAMLDVPDEENSASVGLDGDHIEFVESSKEWTKFRDDLAVEMFTRWQRA from the exons ATGTGTGATCAAAATGGGGAGTTCGTCTTCGTTTTGCCAGGGTGGGAAGGGTCTGCAACTGATTCAAGGGTTCTTAGGAATGTGGTTTCGCGACCATATGGATTGAGGGTTCCAAAGG GATTCTTGGCATCGTACAGAGAGGAACGATACCATCTCTCCGATTGGCGTGGAGTAGGAAATGCATCGACAACTGCAagagaatttttcaacatgaaacATTCTTCAGCAAGGAACGTTATCGAGCGAGCGTTTAGGTTGCTAAATGGGCGGTGGGCTATTCTTAGGGGAAAATCATTCTACCCAATACAAGTCCAATGTCGAACAATAACTGAATGTTTCCTTATTCACAACTTGATCACAAGGGAGATGGGAATCGGTGCAATGCTTGACGTGCCTGATGAGGAGAATTCTGCATCAGTTGGTCTTGATGGGGATCATATTGAATTTGTTGAATCATCAAAGGAATGGACCAAGTTCAGGGATGACTTAGCGGTCGAAATGTTTACTCGATGGCAAAGAGCCTGA